The nucleotide window TTGAAAAAATATCCGGAGAAGACGATCGTCACGGCAGATGATGACCTTCTCTACGAGAAGGACTGGCTGGCCCAGTTGGTCATCACGCATCTGCAAGAACAGGATGCGATTATCTGTCACCGGGCACACCGCGTATCTCTGGATGAAGAGGGCAATTTCTCTCCTTACAGAGATTGGGCCAAGGATATAAAAAGCGCGAAGCCTTCGTTGGACCACCTGTTTACGGGATGTGGCGGGGTACTCTATCCCCCAGGTAGTCTGCACGAATCAGTCTTGGATCGGGATGCCTTCACTTGCATCTGCCCGAGCGGGGACGATTTGTGGTTCTGGGGCATGGCGGTGCTGAAGGGCACCAGGATACAGGTCGTCAAAGACAGTAGCTTCGAACTGCAGCACGTGCCGGGCACGCAGGAAACGGCGCTGTGGGTGGGCAACGTGCGCAAAGGCAAGAACGATCTGATGCTTCAGACGTTGGATAACCGTTTTCCCGAGATTCGGGAAAGAATACTGGGGAAGACGATTTTTACGGTTGAGGGAAGCCCGAAGGTCTCGATCATCATCCCGGTATTCAACACAGGTCGATTCCTGGAAGCCTGTCTGGATAGCGTTCTTGCGCAATATTTCGAGGAAATCGAAATATTGTGTATTGACGACGGTTCCACGGACGAACTGACGAAGGATATTCTGAATAGATATTCACGACTGGACGCCAGGATTCGTGTCATTACTCAACCAAATAGCGGACCTGCAACCGGACGAAATACCGGCTTGAAGAATGCGAGGGGGCAGTACGTCGCATTCGTGGATAGTGACGACTATATTTCCCGGGAATACATCGGCAATCTGTACGAGAGCGCCCGGCAAAATGGCAGCGACATGGTTGTCGCCAGCCAGATCCTGCAGGTGGACGGGGGCAAGCCTCCGGTCGAAAAGAAGAGTGGGTTCGAGTCTTTTCAGAAGGTCGACGCCAGGCAGCTCGCCGCACAGGCCATCCTGACGACAGGTGTATCCTGGAACAAGCTCTACAAGAAGGAATTCCTGACGAGCAACGGTATTGGTTATCTGGACGGGATGCGATGTCAATCCGAAGACAACTATTTCACGATCATGGCGATGGTCGTTGGGCACGGGAATGTTTCCGTCGCGACTCATGCCATCTATTACTATAGACAGCACGATGGCGGCATCACGAAAAATATCACGAGAGATAGCTTCGAAAAGTCACTTTTGGTGTACGAGGAAGTGAAGGACCGCCTGAAAGCCATGCGCGTACCAGACATCAAGTATTGGCTCAGTGTGGTTGATCAAAGGGCACTGAGAGATTTGAGGTATACCGCAAAGAAACTCGAGAACAGCGAAGGCGTCGAGAGAACGCTGGTGAAGAAGTTCGCTTCCCATATTGATATCTGCTGTATTGCAGATGAGAAGTACGTCATCCCCACAGCGGTCTTTCTAGAGTCCGTCAAAAAGGCCAAGCGCGCAACGACGATTCCATCCATCACTGTTCTGATTCCCCAAGGGTCGAGGGAAACAATGGCGGTGCTTGAGGCACTTTCTGGTGACGACTTCCTGGTGAGGGTGCAGGAGGTTGAGACCGCTCAGTTTGCGAATCTGCACAAGTACAAAGATAACGACAATTACTGCATGGCATCGCCTTCTGCCATGTTCAAGTTCATCATCCCATCGATCTTCGGGGATCTTGATCGTATTCTTTATCTGGACACTGACTTGATGGTCAGGAAGGACTTGCTTGAATTGTTCTCGACCAGTATGGGGGATGAATACCTGTGCGCGGTTGCGGACATGTGGAACCCTGTTACGGACCGGAAGGAGATCAAGGATTTCGAGTGCTACTTTAACAGCGGCGTGATGCTGATGAACCTGGCAAGGATGCGTAGTGAGAATTTGCCGGACAAACTCATCGCGGCCAAACTGAACTCGACGACTTTCAACCTGATGGACCAGGATGTGTTCAACGAAGTGTGTGATGGGCACGTCAAAACACTGGACATCAAGTTCAATTTTCTGCCGGTCTGCTATAAGCGGCACAAGCACAGGTTTGACTTGACGGCATTTAACCAGCTCTACGGATCGAGCTATATGAAGATTGACGAGGTTGCCGCTGATCCTGTTGTCGCGCACTGGGCGGGAAGCGATAAGCCTTGGGTTACAACGTCTACCCTATTTGCTGATGAGTGGGTGGCGATCCGTAAGGAACTGGAGATCAAGGGGTATCTCAACGAGCCTGAAGTGGCCTAGAGAATGAGGGGCTGGGTGCCTGGCGCGTAGTCGGGTGTATGGTCAGCCCCCTTTGCTGTGGACGTCAGAACCGCCAGTTCTCTGTGCGGTTACGGCACATTGAATATTCGCCGCGCTGCTGCCTTCATGTATGCATCAATAGGGTGCATCGATAGGGTGCATCGTCACTGCGCGGGCTTTTCGGAGGGGCCGTCACTCCTCCGAATAGTTCCAATATTCTTTGTTCACAGCTTTGAGCGTCCCGTCGGGGTTAAACAATGACTCTCTGCTCAGATGAGGCCGTTCCCACGCTATGTTCTTGCGAACGACCCGTGCCGGAACGCCTGCCACAACGCAGTTATTTGGCGTTTTTCCTTTTACCAGCGATCGCATTCCGACTACTGAACCCGCGCCGACCTCTGACTGCCCGAGAATGACGCTTCCTTCGCCCAACCAGACATGATCCCCGATCACAACAGGCATTGCGATATTGCAACGCATTCCACTTTCGACATCGAAGATTGGATGTGCGTCATCGGCGCGAATCTGGACATTTCCCGCGAACATACAGTCTTGACCGATATGTATCGAGCTACCCTCGAAAGCAGTCATATAGACAGTTCCTGTCGTGCTCAGCCCCCTTCCAATGGAGATCTTGGACCTGGAGCCGACAAGAATGGCGCACCTTGCGTTACAGGCGCCAATGGCAATTTCCGCGTCCTGCCCTCTGAACTC belongs to Paraburkholderia flagellata and includes:
- a CDS encoding acyltransferase translates to MASTVAQIMKPTRITALRNYQDEFGNKIVYHGNHITTEVDIQFHGGGNKLVVDPDAKLEKIVAEFRGQDAEIAIGACNARCAILVGSRSKISIGRGLSTTGTVYMTAFEGSSIHIGQDCMFAGNVQIRADDAHPIFDVESGMRCNIAMPVVIGDHVWLGEGSVILGQSEVGAGSVVGMRSLVKGKTPNNCVVAGVPARVVRKNIAWERPHLSRESLFNPDGTLKAVNKEYWNYSEE
- a CDS encoding glycosyltransferase, with amino-acid sequence MQSNKVNQANKAYRAGDYGGALQLYYELASEIGHKFFYANVVLCLEKLNGSVQNIKAACADFVSDNRFDIMRELFAQDIVVSLTSYPARINAVPETIKSILAQSFRPGKILLWLAEDQFPGKEKDLPCELLELKRAGLLIEWCEDIHSYKKLIPVLKKYPEKTIVTADDDLLYEKDWLAQLVITHLQEQDAIICHRAHRVSLDEEGNFSPYRDWAKDIKSAKPSLDHLFTGCGGVLYPPGSLHESVLDRDAFTCICPSGDDLWFWGMAVLKGTRIQVVKDSSFELQHVPGTQETALWVGNVRKGKNDLMLQTLDNRFPEIRERILGKTIFTVEGSPKVSIIIPVFNTGRFLEACLDSVLAQYFEEIEILCIDDGSTDELTKDILNRYSRLDARIRVITQPNSGPATGRNTGLKNARGQYVAFVDSDDYISREYIGNLYESARQNGSDMVVASQILQVDGGKPPVEKKSGFESFQKVDARQLAAQAILTTGVSWNKLYKKEFLTSNGIGYLDGMRCQSEDNYFTIMAMVVGHGNVSVATHAIYYYRQHDGGITKNITRDSFEKSLLVYEEVKDRLKAMRVPDIKYWLSVVDQRALRDLRYTAKKLENSEGVERTLVKKFASHIDICCIADEKYVIPTAVFLESVKKAKRATTIPSITVLIPQGSRETMAVLEALSGDDFLVRVQEVETAQFANLHKYKDNDNYCMASPSAMFKFIIPSIFGDLDRILYLDTDLMVRKDLLELFSTSMGDEYLCAVADMWNPVTDRKEIKDFECYFNSGVMLMNLARMRSENLPDKLIAAKLNSTTFNLMDQDVFNEVCDGHVKTLDIKFNFLPVCYKRHKHRFDLTAFNQLYGSSYMKIDEVAADPVVAHWAGSDKPWVTTSTLFADEWVAIRKELEIKGYLNEPEVA